One Bos taurus isolate L1 Dominette 01449 registration number 42190680 breed Hereford chromosome 25, ARS-UCD2.0, whole genome shotgun sequence genomic window carries:
- the NLRC3 gene encoding NLR family CARD domain-containing protein 3 isoform X1 — protein MRKQELRPGGETGQGHTASSPAEQVKALVDLLAGKGGQGPQAPQPPNRTPECPLKPRGNDLKIQKHREALLNRTGGGPELGSPSPRLTSLLMVEGLTDLQLREHDFTQVEATRGRWCSAKTIALDRLFLPLSRVSIPPRISITIGVAGVGKTTLVRNFVHLWARGQVGKDFSLVLPLTFRDLNTHEKLSADRLLRSVFPHTGEAGLASAVLSKALLVLDGLDECKTPLDFSNTVACMDPKKEIQVDHLITNIIRGNLFPEVSVWITSRPGAAGQIPGGLVDRMTEIRGFSEEEIKTCLEQMFPEDPVLTGWVLSQVQADRTLYLMCTVPAFCRLVGAALGHLHRKRPGPPDAELWPPRTLCELYSWYFRVALGGEGQEKAKASPRIEQVAHGCRKLVGTLGRLAFHGLVRKKYVFYEPDLKVLGVDLVLLQTALCGRFLQREETLASAAAYCFTHLSLQEFLAAAYYCSASKRAIFDLFTEGGVSWPRLGFLTHFRSAAQRAMQAEDGRLDVFLRFLSGLLSPRVNALLAGSLLTQGEHQGYQAQVAELLQGCLRPDVAVCARAINVLHCLRELQHTELARSVEEAVASGGLARLTSPPHRAALAYLLQVSDVCAWEAPLPLCLSPGVLQSLLPQLLYCRSLRLDTNQFQDPVMELLGSVLSGKDCRIQRISLAENQISNKGAKALARSLLVNRSLTTLDSTKQGFPGGSDSKESTCSAGDPCSVPGLRSNSIGPQGAKALADALKINRTLASLSLQSNRIRDDGARCMAEALATNRTLSVLHLQKNSIGPVGTQQMADALKQNRSLKELMFSSNSIGDGGAKALAEALMVNQGLKSLDLQSNSISDPGVAALMGALCTNQTLLSLNLRENSISPEGAQDLARALRTNSTLKSLDLTANLLHDQGAQAVAEAVRENRTLTSLHLQWNFIQAGAAKALGQALQLNTSLTSLDLQENAIGDEGASAVASALKVNTVLTALYLQVASIGAPGAQALGEALAVNRTLEILDLRGNTIEVAGAKALASALKVNSSLQRLNLQENSLGMEGAICVATALSGNHGLRHINLQGNHIGESGARMISEAIKTNAPSCTVEM, from the exons ATGAGGAAGCAGGAATTGCGCCCGGGTGGGGAGACTGGCCAGGGCCACACCGCCAGCTCCCCAGCCGAGCAGGTGAAAGCCCTGGTGGATCTGCTGGCCGGGAAAGGCGGTCAGGGCCCCCAGGCCCCGCAGCCCCCCAACAGGACGCCAGAATGCCCGCTGAAGCCCCGTGGCAATG ACTTGAAGATACAGAAACACCGGGAGGCCCTGCTGAACAGGACTGGGGGCGGCCCCGAGCTGGGCAGCCCCTCCCCAAGGCTGACCAGCCTCCTGATGGTGGAGGGCCTGACGGACCTGCAGCTGAGGGAGCACGACTTCACGCAGGTGGAGGCTACGCGCGGGCGCTGGTGCTCAGCCAAGACCATCGCCCTGGACAGGCTCTTCCTGCCCCTGTCGCGTGTGTCCATCCCCCCCCGCATCTCCATCACCATCGGGGTGGCCGGAGTGGGCAAGACCACCCTTGTGAGGAACTTCGTCCACCTCTGGGCCCGAGGGCAGGTGGGCAAGGACTTCTCTCTGGTACTGCCCCTGACCTTCCGGGATCTCAACACCCATGAGAAGCTGTCTGCAGACAGACTCCTCCGCTCCGTCTTCCCGCACACTGGGGAGGCGGGCCTGGCGTCAGCAGTGCTGAGCAAAGCCCTCCTGGTCCTGGATGGCCTAGACGAGTGTAAGACGCCCCTGGACTTCTCCAACACTGTGGCCTGCATGGACCCCAAGAAGGAGATCCAGGTGGACCACCTGATCACCAACATTATCCGGGGCAACCTCTTCCCGGAAGTGTCTGTCTGGATCACCTCCCGTCCCGGAGCTGCTGGCCAGATTCCGGGGGGCCTGGTGGACCGGATGACCGAGATCCGGGGCTTCAGCGAGGAGGAGATCAAGACCTGTCTGGAGCAGATGTTCCCCGAGGACCCTGTCCTCACGGGCTGGGTCCTGAGCCAGGTGCAGGCTGACCGGACCCTGTATCTCATGTGCACCGTCCCGGCCTTCTGCCGGCTGGTGGGGGCAGCGCTGGGCCACCTGCACCGCAAGAGGCCAGGGCCCCCGGACGCCGAGCTGTGGCCCCCGAGGACCTTGTGTGAGCTCTACTCGTGGTACTTCAGGGTGGCCCTTGGCGGAGAGGGGCAGGAGAAGGCCAAGGCGAGCCCCCGCATCGAGCAGGTGGCCCACGGCTGCCGCAAGCTGGTGGGCACGCTGGGCCGGCTGGCCTTCCACGGGCTGGTCAGGAAGAAGTACGTGTTCTACGAGCCCGACCTGAAGGTGCTGGGCGTGGACCTCGTGCTGCTACAGACGGCCCTGTGCGGCCGCTTCCTGCAGCGGGAGGAGACGCTGGCCTCCGCGGCCGCCTACTGCTTCACTCACCTGTCCCTGCAGGAGTTCCTGGCGGCCGCGTACTACTGCAGCGCCTCCAAGAGGGCCATCTTCGACCTTTTCACCGAGGGTGGCGTGTCCTGGCCCCGGCTGGGCTTCCTCACACACTTCCGGAGTGCGGCCCAGCGGGCCATGCAGGCTGAGGACGGGCGGCTCGACGTCTTCCTGCGATTCCTCTCAGGCCTCTTGTCCCCGAGGGTCAACGCACTGCTGGCCGGCTCCCTGCTGACCCAGGGCGAGCACCAGGGCTACCAGGCCCAGGTGGCCGAGCTCCTGCAGGGCTGTCTGCGCCCCGACGTGGCAGTCTGCGCCCGGGCCATCAATGTCCTTCACTGCCTGCGCGAGCTGCAGCACACCGAGCTGGCCCGCAGCGTGGAGGAGGCCGTGGCCAGCGGGGGCCTGGCCAGGCTGACCAGCCCCCCACACCGCGCCGCCCTGGCCTACCTCCTGCAGGTGTCCGACGTCTGCGCCTGGGAGGCGCCCCTGCCCCTGTGCCTCAGCCCCGGCGTCCTCCAGAGCCTGCTGCCCCAGCTGCTCTACTGCCGGAGCTTGAG GCTGGACACCAACCAGTTCCAGGACCCCGTGATGGAGCTGCTGGGCAGCGTGCTGAGTGGGAAAGACTGTCGCATTCAGAGGATCAG CTTGGCTGAGAATCAGATCAGTAACAAAGGGGCCAAAGCTCTGGCTAGATCCCTCCTTGTCAACAGAAGCCTGACCACTCTGGA TTCCACCaaacagggctttcctggtggctcagacagtaaagaatccacctgcagtgcaggagacccatgttcagtccctgg TCTCCGCAGTAACTCCATCGGACCTCAGGGGGCCAAGGCGCTGGCAGATGCTCTGAAGATTAACCGCACCCTGGCCTCTCTGAG CCTCCAGAGCAACAGGATCAGGGACGACGGTGCCAGGTGCATGGCTGAGGCATTGGCCACCAACCGGACCCTCTCCGTGCTGCA CCTGCAGAAGAACTCCATCGGGCCAGTGGGAACCCAGCAGATGGCAGATGCCCTGAAGCAAAACAGGAGTCTGAAGGAGCTCAT GTTCTCCAGTAACAGCATTGGCGATGGAGGTGCCAAGGCCCTGGCAGAGGCCCTGATGGTGAACCAGGGCCTGAAGAGCCTGGA CCTGCAAAGCAACTCCATCAGCGACCCGGGAGTGGCAGCGCTGATGGGGGCCCTCTGCACCAACCAGACGCTCCTCAGCCTCAA CCTTCGAGAAAATTCCATCAGCCCGGAGGGAGCCCAGGATCTGGCACGTGCTCTCCGCACCAACAGCACCCTGAAGAGCCTGGA CCTGACAGCCAACCTACTCCACGACCAGGGCGCCCAGGCCGTCGCAGAGGCAGTGAGGGAAAACCGCACCCTCACATCCCTTCA CCTGCAGTGGAACTTCATCCAGGCCGGCGCTGCCAAGGCCCTGGGACAAGCACTACAGCTCAACACGAGCCTGACCAGCCTCGA TTTACAGGAGAATGCCATTGGGGATGAAGGTGCCTCTGCAGTGGCCAGCGCGCTGAAGGTGAACACAGTCCTCACTGCTCTCTA TCTCCAGGTGGCCTCCATTGGTGCTCCGGGGGCCCAGGCACTCGGGGAGGCCCTGGCTGTGAACAGAACCTTGGAGATTCTAGA CTTAAGAGGAAACACCATCGAGGTGGCCGGAGCCAAAGCCCTGGCGAGTGCTCTCAAGGTCAATTCCAGTCTCCAGAGACTCAA TCTTCAAGAGAATTCCTTGGGAATGGAGGGGGCGATATGCGTTGCCACTGCACTGTCTGGAAACCACGGGCTCCGGCACATCAA TCTCCAGGGAAACCACATTGGAGAGTCTGGCGCCAGGATGATCTCGGAGGCTATCAAGACAAATGCTCCCTCGTGCACTGTGGAAATGTGA